A single Streptomyces sp. 2114.4 DNA region contains:
- a CDS encoding IucA/IucC family siderophore biosynthesis protein, whose product MSPEPQPSHSAWQHAARRLFAKTLAEFAYEEVLTPEADGTAPDGTPQYRLPVTDGLVYRFRARRGAYGHWRVDPDSITPDADLFRFLTHAHDTVLGLSGDTTGHLVRELTATLAADTRLDATAVSAADLADLDYATLEGHQTGHPWLVANKGRLGFSAHDAATWAPEARTPQRLPWLAAHHSIAHYRGIPTLATPDRLYGEELAPATRHAFARTIADEGHDPADYLYLPVHPWQWDETIAPLFAPQLADRSIIALPTDNDLRLPQQSIRTFLNLSRPRARTVKLPLSILNTLVWRGLPTERTLAAPAVTRWVHGLRDADPYLRDETRVILLGENASVTVEHPLYDRLPGVPYQFKELLGCIWREPVSCHLDPGERARTLAALLQTDPQGRALTAELVHRSGLAPSDWLARLFAALLPPLLHFLYRYGTVFSPHGENAIVVFDEHDVPTRLAVKDFVDDVNTSSRPLPEHDSMPDDVRAVLLTEPPSFLTQFIHSGLFVGVFRYLAPLCADQLDVPEAAFWSLVRAEILRHHERFPALKERYETFDLLTPRIERLCLNRNRLHVDGYRDRRDRPHAAVHGTVPNPLHHP is encoded by the coding sequence TTGTCGCCCGAGCCCCAGCCTTCGCACAGCGCCTGGCAGCACGCCGCGCGCCGACTGTTCGCCAAGACCCTGGCGGAGTTCGCGTACGAGGAAGTCCTGACCCCCGAGGCCGACGGCACCGCACCCGACGGGACCCCGCAATACCGCCTGCCGGTCACCGACGGCCTGGTCTACCGCTTCAGAGCCCGCCGCGGCGCCTACGGCCACTGGCGCGTCGACCCCGATTCGATCACCCCCGACGCCGACCTCTTCCGCTTCCTCACCCACGCGCACGACACCGTGCTGGGCCTGTCCGGCGACACCACCGGCCACCTCGTCCGCGAGCTGACCGCCACCCTCGCCGCCGACACCCGGCTCGACGCCACCGCCGTCAGCGCCGCCGACCTCGCCGATCTGGACTACGCCACCCTCGAAGGCCACCAGACCGGCCACCCCTGGCTCGTCGCGAACAAGGGCCGGCTCGGCTTCTCCGCGCACGACGCGGCGACCTGGGCCCCCGAAGCCCGCACACCCCAGCGCCTGCCCTGGCTCGCCGCGCACCACAGCATCGCCCACTACCGCGGTATCCCCACCCTGGCCACCCCCGACCGTCTCTACGGCGAGGAGCTGGCCCCCGCCACCCGGCACGCCTTCGCCCGCACCATCGCCGACGAGGGCCACGACCCCGCCGACTACCTCTACCTCCCCGTCCACCCCTGGCAGTGGGACGAGACCATCGCCCCGCTCTTCGCCCCGCAGCTCGCCGACAGATCCATCATCGCGCTGCCCACTGACAACGACCTCCGCCTGCCGCAGCAGTCGATCCGTACCTTCCTCAACCTCAGCCGCCCCCGGGCCCGTACGGTCAAACTGCCGCTGTCCATCCTCAACACCCTCGTCTGGCGCGGGCTGCCCACCGAGCGCACGCTCGCCGCCCCCGCCGTCACCCGCTGGGTCCACGGCCTGCGCGACGCCGACCCCTATCTCCGCGACGAGACCCGGGTCATCCTGCTCGGCGAGAACGCCTCGGTCACCGTCGAGCACCCCCTCTACGACCGGCTCCCCGGCGTCCCGTACCAGTTCAAGGAGCTGCTGGGCTGCATCTGGCGCGAGCCGGTCAGCTGCCATCTGGACCCCGGTGAACGCGCCCGCACCCTGGCCGCGCTGCTGCAGACCGATCCCCAGGGGCGCGCCCTGACCGCCGAGCTGGTGCACCGCTCGGGGCTGGCCCCGAGCGACTGGCTGGCCCGGCTGTTCGCCGCCCTGCTGCCGCCCCTGCTGCACTTCCTCTACCGGTACGGCACCGTCTTCTCCCCGCACGGCGAGAACGCCATCGTCGTCTTCGACGAGCACGACGTCCCCACCCGCCTCGCGGTCAAGGACTTCGTCGACGACGTCAACACCAGCTCCCGGCCGCTCCCCGAACACGACTCCATGCCGGACGACGTACGGGCGGTGCTGCTGACCGAACCGCCCTCCTTCCTCACCCAGTTCATCCACTCCGGCCTGTTCGTCGGCGTCTTCCGTTACCTCGCACCGCTGTGCGCGGACCAACTGGACGTCCCCGAGGCCGCGTTCTGGTCACTCGTACGGGCAGAGATCCTGCGCCACCACGAGCGCTTCCCGGCCCTCAAGGAGCGGTACGAGACCTTCGACCTGCTCACCCCGCGCATCGAGCGGCTGTGCCTGAACCGCAACCGTCTGCATGTGGACGGCTACCGGGACCGCCGTGACCGCCCGCACGCGGCCGTGCACGGCACCGTCCCCAATCCGCTCCACCACCCGTGA
- a CDS encoding serine protease, translating to MRSIRRPVLAAAALTAVVALTATGCGPESDNADAKPDQSAAQDSTGGGDFKIPQDIQDKLKEHGFDLDKWKNGEWKNWNRDKWLREAGEFINPIIKDFWDKDKIDKVKPPQDPSKPEDISEDQGKTDPEPAAVPAQAVKTPYTSTAPGVGLLLFSTPEGGSRCSATVVKDPAHPGKSNLVWTAAHCVHAGKNGGWYRNMMFVPNFNRTGGSAAQLKGKPYEDRVPSGKWWADDMATSQQWIKAGGAVPGVPMAPYDFALMHVKPEESTGGKSLEEVAGGAYAVDFNAPAMAKIPSLTAQGYPAEPPFDGAAQQQCTDKPSRLSMDAQKPTMYRIGCTMTGGSSGGPWFAKGKDGKPELISNMSMGPRPARWSAGPHLGPEAKSIFDAMSKKWATKQ from the coding sequence ATGCGATCCATACGTCGGCCAGTCCTGGCCGCCGCCGCCCTCACCGCTGTCGTGGCGCTCACCGCCACCGGCTGCGGGCCCGAGAGCGACAACGCGGACGCCAAGCCCGACCAGTCCGCGGCGCAGGACTCCACGGGCGGGGGTGACTTCAAGATTCCTCAGGACATCCAGGACAAGCTCAAGGAGCACGGCTTCGACCTGGACAAGTGGAAGAACGGCGAGTGGAAGAACTGGAACCGCGACAAGTGGCTCCGGGAGGCCGGGGAGTTCATCAACCCGATCATCAAGGACTTCTGGGACAAGGACAAGATCGACAAGGTCAAGCCGCCCCAGGACCCCAGCAAGCCCGAGGACATCTCGGAGGACCAGGGCAAGACCGACCCCGAGCCCGCCGCCGTTCCGGCCCAGGCCGTCAAGACCCCGTACACCTCGACCGCTCCCGGTGTGGGCCTGCTGCTGTTCAGCACCCCCGAGGGCGGGTCGCGCTGCTCGGCCACCGTGGTCAAGGACCCGGCGCACCCCGGTAAGTCCAACCTCGTGTGGACCGCGGCGCACTGTGTGCACGCCGGCAAGAACGGCGGCTGGTACCGCAACATGATGTTCGTGCCGAACTTCAACAGGACCGGCGGCAGCGCCGCGCAGTTGAAGGGCAAGCCCTACGAGGACCGCGTCCCGTCGGGCAAGTGGTGGGCGGACGACATGGCGACGTCGCAGCAGTGGATCAAGGCCGGCGGCGCCGTTCCGGGCGTGCCGATGGCTCCGTACGACTTCGCGCTGATGCATGTGAAGCCCGAGGAGAGCACGGGCGGCAAGTCGCTGGAGGAGGTCGCCGGCGGTGCGTACGCGGTGGACTTCAACGCACCCGCGATGGCCAAGATCCCGAGCCTGACCGCGCAGGGCTACCCCGCCGAGCCGCCGTTCGACGGTGCGGCGCAGCAGCAGTGCACCGACAAGCCGTCCCGTCTGTCGATGGACGCCCAGAAGCCGACCATGTACCGGATCGGCTGCACCATGACCGGCGGTTCCTCCGGCGGTCCCTGGTTCGCCAAGGGCAAGGACGGCAAGCCGGAGCTGATCTCCAACATGTCGATGGGGCCGCGACCGGCCCGCTGGTCCGCCGGTCCCCACCTGGGTCCCGAGGCCAAGAGCATCTTCGACGCCATGAGCAAGAAGTGGGCCACCAAGCAGTAG
- a CDS encoding ATP-dependent DNA helicase: protein MTKPSLPDLLHAAVTAVGGTERPGQVAMAEAVAEAVDEQAHLLVQAGTGTGKSLGYLVPALAHGERVVVATATLALQRQLVERDLPRTVEALHPLLRRRPEFAMLKGRSNYLCLHRLHEGVPQEEEDGLFDVFEQATPTSKLGKDLLRLRDWADETETGDRDALTPGVSDRAWGQVSVSSRECLGASKCAYGAECFAEAARERAKLADVVVTNHALLAIDAIEGAPVLPQHEVLIIDEAHELVSRVTGVATGELTPGQVNRAVRRAAKLVNEKAADQLQTASETFERLMELALPGRLEEIPEDLGYCLMALRDAARTVISALGSTRDKSVQDEDAVRKQALASLENVHAVAERIANGSEYDVVWYERHDRFGASLRVAPLSVSGLLREKLFDDRSVTLTSATLKLGGDFNGVAASLGLAPEGTAGEDVPPWKGLDVGSPFDYSKQGILYVAKHLAQPGREGSRTDMLDELTELIEAAGGRTLGLFSSMRAAQAAAEELRGRLDVPILLQGEETLGELIRAFASDARTCLFGTLSLWQGVDVPGANCQLVVMDRVPFPRPDDPLMSARQKAVEEAGGNGFMAVAATHAALLMAQGAGRLVRATGDRGVVAVLDPRVERARYGSFLRKSMPDFWYTTDRNQVRRSLAAIDAAAKAAPAPEAAQPAADTP, encoded by the coding sequence ATGACGAAGCCCTCTCTCCCCGATCTGCTCCACGCCGCCGTCACCGCCGTCGGCGGCACCGAGCGCCCCGGCCAGGTGGCGATGGCCGAGGCCGTCGCCGAGGCCGTGGACGAACAGGCCCATCTGCTGGTGCAGGCCGGCACCGGCACCGGAAAGTCGCTCGGCTATCTGGTGCCGGCGCTCGCACACGGCGAGAGAGTGGTGGTCGCCACGGCCACCCTGGCGCTGCAGCGCCAGCTCGTCGAGCGTGATCTGCCGCGCACGGTCGAGGCGCTGCATCCGCTGCTGCGCCGTCGTCCCGAGTTCGCCATGCTCAAGGGCCGCTCCAATTACCTGTGCCTGCACCGTCTCCACGAGGGCGTCCCCCAGGAAGAGGAGGACGGGCTCTTCGACGTCTTCGAGCAGGCGACGCCGACCAGCAAGCTCGGCAAGGACCTGCTGCGGCTGCGTGACTGGGCGGACGAGACCGAGACCGGCGACCGTGACGCGCTGACCCCCGGCGTCTCCGACCGGGCCTGGGGCCAGGTCTCGGTCTCCTCCCGGGAGTGCCTGGGCGCCTCGAAGTGCGCCTACGGCGCGGAGTGCTTCGCCGAGGCCGCCCGGGAACGCGCCAAGCTCGCCGATGTCGTCGTCACCAACCACGCGCTGCTTGCCATCGACGCGATCGAGGGCGCCCCGGTCCTCCCGCAGCACGAGGTCCTGATCATCGACGAGGCCCATGAGCTGGTCTCCCGGGTCACCGGCGTCGCCACCGGCGAGCTCACCCCCGGCCAGGTCAACCGTGCCGTCCGCCGGGCCGCCAAGCTCGTCAACGAAAAGGCCGCCGACCAGCTCCAGACCGCGTCGGAGACCTTCGAGCGCCTGATGGAGCTGGCTCTGCCCGGCCGCCTCGAAGAGATCCCCGAAGATCTCGGCTACTGCCTGATGGCACTGCGGGACGCGGCCCGTACGGTCATCTCGGCCCTCGGCTCGACGCGTGACAAGTCGGTCCAGGACGAGGACGCCGTCCGCAAGCAGGCCCTCGCCTCGCTGGAGAACGTCCACGCCGTCGCCGAGCGCATCGCCAACGGCTCCGAGTACGACGTGGTCTGGTACGAACGCCACGACCGCTTCGGCGCGTCCCTCCGAGTGGCCCCGCTGTCCGTCTCGGGCCTGCTGCGCGAGAAGCTTTTCGACGACCGCTCGGTGACCCTCACCTCCGCCACCCTCAAGCTGGGCGGCGACTTCAACGGGGTCGCGGCCTCCCTGGGCCTGGCCCCCGAGGGCACGGCAGGCGAGGACGTCCCGCCGTGGAAGGGCCTGGACGTCGGCTCCCCATTCGACTATTCGAAGCAGGGCATCCTCTACGTCGCCAAGCACCTCGCCCAGCCGGGCCGCGAGGGCAGCCGCACCGACATGCTCGACGAACTCACCGAGCTGATCGAGGCCGCCGGCGGCCGCACCCTCGGCCTCTTCTCCTCCATGCGCGCAGCCCAGGCCGCGGCCGAGGAGCTGCGCGGCCGGCTGGACGTGCCGATCCTGCTCCAGGGCGAGGAGACGCTGGGCGAGCTGATCCGGGCCTTCGCCTCCGACGCCCGTACCTGCCTGTTCGGCACGCTGTCCCTGTGGCAGGGCGTCGATGTGCCCGGTGCGAACTGCCAGCTGGTGGTGATGGACCGGGTGCCGTTCCCGCGCCCGGACGACCCGTTGATGAGCGCTCGCCAGAAGGCCGTGGAGGAGGCCGGCGGCAATGGCTTCATGGCGGTCGCCGCCACCCATGCCGCGCTGCTGATGGCGCAGGGCGCCGGCCGTCTGGTCCGCGCCACCGGCGACCGTGGTGTGGTCGCCGTCCTCGACCCCCGGGTGGAGCGGGCCCGGTACGGCTCCTTCCTCCGCAAGTCGATGCCCGACTTCTGGTACACCACCGACCGCAACCAGGTCCGCCGCTCCCTCGCCGCCATCGACGCGGCGGCAAAGGCGGCGCCCGCACCCGAAGCGGCACAGCCGGCAGCGGACACTCCCTGA
- the hflX gene encoding GTPase HflX, translating into MTSSSSLPQDRQRLPESLRANALMEEDVAWSHKIDGERDGDQYDRSARAALRRVAGLSTELEDVTEVEYRQLRLERVVLVGVWTSGTVQEAENSLAELAALAETAGAMVLDGVIQRRDKPDPATYIGSGKALELRDIVLESGADTVVCDGELSPGQLIHLEDVVKVKVVDRTALILDIFAQHAKSREGKAQVSLAQMQYMLPRLRGWGQSLSRQMGGGGSGSAGGGMATRGPGETKIETDRRRIREKMAKMRREIAEMKTGRDIKRQERRRHKVPSVAIAGYTNAGKSSLLNRLTGAGVLVENALFATLDPTVRRAETPSGRLYTLADTVGFVRHLPHHLVEAFRSTMEEVGESDLILHVVDGSHPVPEEQLAAVREVIRDVGATDVPEIVVVNKADAADPLVLQRLLRREKHALAVSARTGQGLDELLALLDEELPRPRVEIEVLVPYTHGALVSRAHAEGEVISEEHTAEGTVLKARVHEELAAELQRFVPAA; encoded by the coding sequence ATGACCTCCTCTTCTTCCCTTCCGCAGGACCGGCAGCGCCTCCCCGAGAGCCTTCGGGCCAACGCCCTGATGGAAGAGGACGTCGCCTGGAGCCACAAGATCGACGGGGAGCGTGACGGCGACCAGTACGACCGTTCGGCCCGTGCCGCGCTACGCCGTGTGGCGGGTCTCTCCACCGAGCTCGAGGACGTCACCGAGGTCGAGTACCGGCAGCTCCGCCTGGAGCGCGTGGTGCTCGTCGGCGTCTGGACCTCGGGCACGGTCCAGGAGGCCGAGAACTCCCTCGCCGAGCTCGCCGCCCTCGCCGAGACCGCGGGCGCCATGGTGCTCGACGGCGTCATCCAGCGCCGCGACAAGCCCGATCCCGCCACGTACATCGGCTCGGGCAAGGCGCTGGAGCTGCGCGACATCGTGCTGGAATCCGGGGCGGACACCGTGGTGTGTGACGGTGAGCTCTCCCCGGGCCAGCTGATCCACCTCGAGGACGTCGTCAAGGTCAAGGTGGTCGACCGGACCGCCCTGATCCTCGACATCTTCGCCCAGCACGCCAAGTCCCGGGAGGGCAAGGCGCAGGTCTCGCTGGCGCAGATGCAGTACATGCTTCCCCGGCTCCGCGGCTGGGGCCAGTCGCTGTCCCGGCAGATGGGTGGCGGTGGCTCCGGTTCGGCGGGCGGCGGTATGGCCACCCGTGGTCCCGGTGAGACCAAGATCGAGACGGACCGGCGGCGGATCCGCGAGAAGATGGCGAAGATGCGCCGGGAGATCGCGGAGATGAAGACCGGCCGGGACATCAAGCGCCAGGAACGCCGGCGCCACAAGGTCCCCTCGGTCGCCATCGCCGGCTACACCAACGCCGGCAAGTCCTCCCTGCTCAACCGCCTCACCGGCGCCGGTGTCCTGGTGGAGAACGCCCTGTTCGCCACCCTGGACCCCACCGTCCGGCGGGCCGAGACGCCCAGCGGGCGGCTCTACACCCTCGCCGACACCGTCGGCTTCGTCCGGCATCTGCCGCACCACCTCGTGGAGGCGTTCCGCTCCACGATGGAGGAGGTCGGCGAGTCCGACCTCATCCTGCACGTGGTCGACGGCTCGCACCCGGTGCCCGAGGAGCAGCTGGCCGCGGTCCGCGAGGTGATCCGCGACGTGGGCGCGACGGACGTGCCCGAGATCGTGGTCGTCAACAAGGCCGACGCGGCCGACCCGCTGGTGCTGCAGCGACTGCTGCGCCGGGAGAAGCACGCCCTCGCGGTCTCGGCCCGGACCGGCCAGGGCCTGGACGAACTGCTGGCCCTGCTGGACGAGGAGCTTCCCCGGCCGCGCGTCGAGATCGAGGTGCTGGTGCCGTACACCCACGGCGCCCTGGTCTCGCGGGCGCACGCCGAGGGCGAGGTCATCTCCGAGGAACACACCGCGGAGGGCACCGTCCTCAAGGCGCGGGTCCACGAGGAGCTGGCCGCCGAACTCCAGCGCTTCGTCCCCGCGGCGTAG
- a CDS encoding GNAT family N-acetyltransferase has translation MPPTDSGLGSSSDDTLDLQLPLEFGALFAGGRGPQAPPDAPAAGPLLDNLAGWGAADTPAGPFALVPVRLARDLDRITGWMNDPAVAAFWELAGPPETTAAHLRAQLAGDGRSVPCLGVLAGVPMSYWEIYRADLDPLARCYPARPEDTGIHLLIGGAGDRGRGLGGTLLRAVADLVLDHRPRCARVLAEPDLRNTASVAAFLSAGFRYGDEIELPGKRAALMVRDRAHRHLL, from the coding sequence GTGCCACCCACCGATTCCGGCCTCGGCTCCAGCTCCGATGACACCCTCGACCTGCAGCTCCCGCTCGAGTTCGGTGCGCTGTTCGCCGGGGGACGCGGGCCGCAGGCGCCGCCGGACGCTCCGGCCGCCGGGCCGCTGCTCGACAACCTGGCGGGCTGGGGGGCGGCCGACACCCCCGCGGGGCCGTTCGCACTCGTCCCCGTCCGGCTCGCCCGCGATCTCGACCGGATCACCGGCTGGATGAACGATCCGGCGGTGGCGGCCTTCTGGGAACTGGCGGGTCCGCCGGAGACCACCGCGGCCCATCTGCGCGCCCAGCTCGCCGGCGACGGCCGCAGCGTGCCCTGCCTGGGGGTGCTGGCCGGCGTCCCGATGAGCTACTGGGAGATCTACCGCGCGGATCTGGACCCCCTCGCCCGCTGCTATCCGGCGCGGCCCGAGGACACCGGAATCCATCTGCTCATCGGCGGCGCCGGCGACCGGGGACGCGGGCTGGGCGGCACGCTGCTGCGCGCCGTCGCCGACCTCGTACTCGACCACCGGCCGCGGTGCGCACGGGTCCTCGCCGAGCCCGACCTGCGCAACACCGCCTCCGTCGCTGCCTTTCTGAGCGCCGGATTCCGCTACGGCGACGAGATCGAACTGCCCGGAAAACGCGCCGCCTTGATGGTCCGCGACCGCGCCCACCGCCACCTGCTGTGA
- a CDS encoding diaminobutyrate--2-oxoglutarate transaminase family protein, whose product MVLTETVPAAAPPAHEGILRRQSLRESAARTYARSLPIVPVRARGLTIEGADGRRYLDCLSGAGTLALGHNHPVVLEAIRTVLDSGAPLHVLDLATPVKDAFTTELFATLPGELAEKGRIQFCGPAGTDAVEAAFKLVRTATGRDGLMAFSGAYHGMTAQALAASGGAQHTSVVRLPYPYDYRCPFQAGGERGAELAARWTQSLLDDPKSGVSRPAGMILEPVQGEGGVIPAPDGWLRRMREITAARRIPLIVDEVQTGVGRTGAFWAVDHSGIVPDVIVLSKAIGGSLPLAVIVYREELDAWQPGAHAGTFRGNQLAMAAGAATLAYVRTNGLDRRAAELGARMLDRLTSLAAAHDCIGDVRGRGLMLGIELVDRTADADATGARPADPQLAAAVQHACLDRGLIVELGGRQSAVVRLLPPLTITDEQADAILDRLADALTAAVRTTPGPTGSSPTTMRGTSP is encoded by the coding sequence GTGGTGTTGACCGAAACCGTGCCGGCGGCGGCGCCGCCGGCCCATGAGGGGATCCTGCGGCGGCAGTCCCTGCGCGAGTCCGCCGCCCGTACCTACGCGCGCTCGCTGCCCATCGTCCCGGTGCGCGCCCGTGGACTGACCATCGAGGGCGCCGACGGCAGGCGCTATCTCGACTGCCTCTCCGGCGCCGGCACACTGGCGCTCGGCCACAATCACCCGGTGGTGCTCGAAGCGATCCGGACGGTCCTCGACTCCGGCGCGCCGCTGCACGTCCTCGACCTGGCCACCCCCGTCAAGGACGCCTTCACCACCGAGCTCTTCGCCACCCTGCCAGGGGAGTTGGCCGAAAAGGGGCGCATCCAGTTCTGCGGCCCGGCCGGCACGGACGCCGTGGAGGCCGCCTTCAAACTCGTCCGCACCGCGACCGGCCGGGACGGCCTGATGGCGTTCTCCGGTGCCTATCACGGCATGACCGCACAAGCGCTCGCCGCTTCCGGGGGAGCGCAGCACACCAGCGTGGTCCGGCTGCCCTACCCGTACGACTACCGCTGTCCCTTCCAGGCCGGCGGCGAGCGCGGCGCCGAGCTCGCCGCGCGCTGGACCCAGAGCCTGCTCGACGACCCCAAGAGCGGGGTGTCCCGGCCGGCCGGGATGATCCTGGAACCCGTCCAGGGTGAGGGCGGCGTGATCCCCGCGCCGGACGGCTGGCTGCGGCGGATGCGGGAGATCACCGCCGCCCGGCGGATCCCGCTGATCGTGGACGAGGTCCAGACCGGCGTCGGCCGCACCGGCGCCTTCTGGGCGGTCGACCACAGCGGCATCGTGCCCGATGTGATCGTGCTGTCGAAGGCGATCGGCGGCAGCCTGCCGCTCGCCGTGATCGTCTACCGCGAGGAACTCGACGCCTGGCAGCCCGGCGCGCACGCCGGCACCTTCCGTGGCAACCAGCTCGCCATGGCCGCCGGCGCCGCCACCCTCGCCTACGTCCGCACGAACGGCCTCGACCGGCGCGCCGCGGAGCTCGGTGCCCGGATGCTCGACCGCCTCACCTCCCTCGCCGCCGCCCATGACTGCATCGGCGACGTCCGCGGCCGCGGACTGATGCTCGGCATCGAGCTCGTCGACCGCACCGCCGACGCCGACGCCACGGGCGCCCGCCCCGCCGACCCGCAGCTCGCGGCGGCCGTCCAGCACGCCTGCCTGGACCGCGGCCTGATTGTCGAACTGGGCGGCAGGCAGTCCGCCGTCGTCCGGCTGCTGCCACCCCTGACCATCACCGACGAACAGGCGGACGCCATCCTCGACCGCCTCGCCGACGCCCTCACGGCGGCGGTCCGCACCACCCCCGGGCCGACGGGCTCGTCCCCCACGACAATGCGAGGCACCTCCCCATGA
- a CDS encoding IucA/IucC family siderophore biosynthesis protein produces MNERPGPDGGQPAERIPAHQGAGTIESLPRQQRRAPDTACHQQTHEAPDRAAPGPYDRVRVSGDHDPLDHPDPAVAADAAGIEHLLRCWLRESGTPHHPAESEVVIPLRAAAGALHIPVRYWSPTGWHRLGAPTLDGAPAGAAPLDAVTLAALLRREAAYRDRRASDGGEHRVADTDERPDPDGMRRPAPDGGGAELIGRVANSVRNVALFLTDRRARPADDHGALFLEAEQSLLLGHPLHPTPKSREGLSEAETRAYSPELRGAFPLHWTAVHRSVLATDSAWTERGKPVPAEQLARGLAGDGLRLPDDTVPLPVHPWQARELADRPDIAALREAGLLYDLGAHGPLWHPTSSVRTVYRPEANAMLKLSLGLRITNSRRENLRKELARGVEVHRLLRTGLGEQWQTVHPGFDIVRDPAYLAVDGFEGAPVQGLDAVIRHNPFSTTDDAVCIAGLTSPRPWPGRSGVRSRLEDLVGTLSARTGRPLGAVATEWFLRYLEAVVRPVLWLDGTAGIVLEAHQQNTVVLLDPDGWPVGGRYRDNQGYYFRTSRRAELERRLPGIGVAGDSFVADDVTDERFAYYLGINNVLGLIGAFGSQRLVREEILLAAFRRFLADAAAAPRAHRSPLPEQLLAARTLRCKANLATRLHGLDELVGPVETQSVYVTLPNPLAP; encoded by the coding sequence ATGAACGAACGCCCCGGCCCCGACGGCGGCCAGCCCGCCGAGCGCATCCCCGCCCACCAGGGCGCGGGCACCATCGAGTCGCTACCCCGCCAGCAACGGCGCGCCCCCGACACCGCCTGCCACCAGCAGACCCACGAGGCACCGGACCGGGCCGCCCCCGGCCCCTACGACCGCGTGCGGGTGTCCGGTGACCACGACCCCCTCGACCACCCGGACCCGGCGGTCGCCGCCGACGCCGCGGGCATCGAGCACCTGCTGCGCTGCTGGCTCCGGGAGAGCGGCACCCCTCATCACCCCGCCGAGAGCGAGGTGGTGATCCCCCTGCGCGCCGCCGCGGGCGCCCTGCACATTCCCGTCCGCTACTGGTCGCCCACGGGCTGGCACCGCCTGGGCGCCCCCACCCTCGACGGCGCCCCGGCCGGTGCCGCCCCGCTGGACGCCGTCACCCTCGCCGCGCTGCTGCGCCGGGAGGCCGCATACAGGGACCGCCGGGCCTCCGACGGCGGCGAGCACCGGGTGGCGGACACGGACGAGCGGCCGGACCCGGACGGTATGCGCCGGCCGGCACCGGACGGCGGCGGCGCCGAACTCATCGGCCGGGTCGCCAACTCCGTACGCAACGTCGCCCTCTTCCTCACCGACCGGCGTGCCCGGCCCGCCGACGACCACGGCGCCCTCTTCCTCGAAGCCGAACAGTCCCTTCTCCTCGGCCACCCGCTGCACCCCACCCCCAAGAGCCGCGAAGGGCTCTCGGAGGCCGAGACCCGCGCCTATTCGCCCGAACTCCGCGGCGCCTTCCCGCTCCACTGGACGGCCGTGCACCGCTCCGTGCTGGCCACCGACTCCGCCTGGACCGAACGCGGCAAGCCCGTACCGGCCGAGCAGCTGGCCAGGGGCCTCGCCGGGGACGGCCTCCGGCTCCCCGACGACACCGTGCCCCTGCCGGTGCACCCCTGGCAGGCCAGGGAGCTCGCCGACCGTCCCGACATCGCCGCCCTCCGCGAGGCCGGCCTGCTGTACGACCTCGGCGCCCACGGCCCGCTCTGGCACCCCACCTCCTCCGTCCGCACGGTCTACCGCCCCGAGGCGAACGCCATGCTGAAGCTCTCCCTCGGGCTGCGCATCACCAACTCCCGCCGGGAAAACCTCCGCAAGGAACTGGCCCGCGGCGTCGAGGTGCACCGGCTGCTGCGCACCGGCCTCGGCGAGCAGTGGCAGACCGTCCACCCCGGCTTCGACATCGTCCGCGACCCGGCCTACCTCGCCGTCGACGGCTTCGAGGGCGCACCCGTCCAGGGCCTCGACGCCGTCATCCGGCACAACCCCTTCAGCACCACCGACGACGCCGTGTGCATCGCCGGCCTCACCTCCCCGCGGCCCTGGCCCGGCCGCTCGGGCGTGCGCTCCCGGCTCGAAGACCTCGTCGGCACGCTCAGCGCGCGCACCGGCCGCCCCCTGGGAGCCGTGGCCACCGAGTGGTTCCTGCGCTACCTGGAAGCAGTCGTACGGCCCGTGCTGTGGCTCGACGGCACGGCCGGCATCGTGCTCGAAGCCCACCAGCAGAACACCGTGGTGCTGCTGGACCCCGACGGCTGGCCGGTCGGCGGCCGCTACCGCGACAACCAGGGCTACTACTTCCGCACCTCGCGCCGCGCCGAGCTGGAGCGGCGGCTGCCCGGTATCGGCGTGGCCGGCGACAGCTTCGTCGCCGACGACGTCACCGACGAACGCTTCGCCTACTACCTCGGCATCAACAACGTCCTCGGCCTGATCGGCGCCTTCGGCTCCCAGCGCCTGGTCCGCGAGGAGATCCTGCTCGCCGCCTTCCGGCGGTTCCTCGCCGATGCCGCCGCGGCCCCCCGCGCGCACCGCTCGCCGCTCCCGGAACAGCTGCTCGCCGCCCGCACGCTGCGCTGCAAGGCCAACCTGGCGACCCGCCTGCACGGCCTGGACGAACTCGTCGGCCCGGTCGAAACCCAGTCCGTCTACGTCACCCTGCCCAACCCCCTCGCCCCCTAG